One genomic window of Arachis stenosperma cultivar V10309 chromosome 10, arast.V10309.gnm1.PFL2, whole genome shotgun sequence includes the following:
- the LOC130955888 gene encoding uncharacterized protein LOC130955888 produces the protein MARPSSTIEVPNERRRFDHRRTTPDSDLSDGYRRRRRRSPSYDSYDRNRDRRHDRRRSTSPERRSPRPTAYNDGLPNGDVLPKKFGRRSGGSYLDRDRRPDSDSDEELKGLSFEEYRRLKRQKMRKSLKHCIWNVTPSPPRRENEQESEEERAEEITVKFGVEKGDSSDKEVKPSEKSKSEPKSENFSESEAESDDSRSRKKRRRVSGLKRRRRSNSDSESEENESESEDSESESDDSISRRKRKRSSKSKHRRRRESNNDSESEGSDAEEEERKSRRGKRKSGKTRGNRKKRRYSDSDESEESESDDSDDSERRKRKHSSRSKRSRRERRKRRSRKSESEKEVSESEEKKGFGDAKNKAVVEEVMKTEVDPEALKLKELFESQKKPALDNEPAVGPMPLPRAEGHISYGGALRPGEGDAIAQYVQQGKRIPRRGEVGLSAEEIQKFETLGYVMSGSRHQRMNAIRIRKENQVYSAEDKRALAMFNYEEKAKREHKVMADLQRLVQRHIGQDVGPTHDPFAAKTSDGADA, from the coding sequence ATGGCAAGACCATCTTCCACAATCGAAGTCCCTAATGAACGACGCCGTTTCGACCATCGCCGCACCACTCCTGACTCCGACCTCTCCGACGGTTaccgccgccgccgccgccgaAGCCCTAGCTATGATTCTTACGACCGCAACCGGGACCGCCGCCATGATCGCCGCCGATCAACTTCACCTGAGCGTAGAAGCCCTAGGCCTACCGCCTACAACGACGGACTTCCTAACGGCGACGTCCTACCGAAGAAATTCGGCCGTCGTAGCGGCGGCTCGTACCTAGACCGTGACCGCCGCCCGGATTCTGATTCTGACGAGGAGCTGAAAGGATTGAGCTTCGAGGAGTACCGGAGGCTGAAGAGGCAGAAGATGCGAAAGTCGCTGAAGCATTGCATCTGGAACGTCACGCCGAGCCCTCCCAGGCGCGAGAACGAACAAGAATCGGAGGAAGAAAGAGCTGAAGAGATCACTGTGaaatttggtgttgaaaaaggCGATTCGAGCGACAAGGAGGTTAAACCTAGCGAAAAATCCAAATCTGAACCAAAATCGgagaatttttccgagtcggaagctGAATCAGATGACTCGCGTTCGAGGAAAAAGAGGAGGAGGGTTTCTGGTTTGAAACGCAGGAGAAGATCGAATAGCGATAGTGAATCAGAGGAAAATGAATCCGAGTCAGAGGATAGTGAATCTGAATCAGACGATTCAATTTcaaggaggaagagaaaaagaagtTCAAAATCGAAGCATAGGAGAAGGAGAGAGTCTAATAATGATAGTGAATCAGAGGGAAGTGATGCTGAAGAAGAGGAGCGCAAAAGTAGGAGGGGTAAGAGGAAGAGTGGTAAGACTAGAGGGAACAGAAAAAAGAGAAGGTATAGTGATTCTGATGAGAGTGAAGAGAGCGAAAGCGATGATTCTGACGACAGCGAAAGGAGAAAGAGGAAGCATTCTTCGCGGTCGAAGAGAAgcagaagagaaagaagaaaacgaagaagTAGAAAATCTGAATCAGAAAAAGAGGTTTCTGAATCAGAAGAGAAAAAGGGTTTTGGTGATGCAAAAAACAAAGCAGTAGTTGAAGAGGTGATGAAAACAGAGGTGGATCCCGAGGCTTTGAAATTGAAGGAACTATTTGAATCTCAGAAGAAACCGGCTTTAGATAATGAACCCGCTGTAGGGCCAATGCCTTTGCCAAGGGCAGAGGGTCATATAAGTTATGGGGGCGCCCTTAGGCCCGGTGAAGGTGATGCAATTGCACAGTATGTTCAGCAAGGGAAGCGTATCCCACGAAGAGGTGAAGTGGGTCTTTCTGCAGAGGAGATTCAGAAGTTTGAGACCCTTGGTTATGTGATGAGTGGTAGCAGGCATCAGAGGATGAATGCCATTCGTATTAGGAAGGAAAACCAGGTTTATAGTGCTGAGGACAAGCGTGCTTTGGCTATGTTTAACTACGAGGAGAAGGCCAAGAGGGAGCACAAGGTTATGGCTGATCTGCAGCGGCTCGTGCAGCGCCACATTGGGCAGGATGTTGGCCCAACTCATGACCCTTTCGCTGCAAAAACCTCGGATGGTGCTGATGCTTGA